In the genome of Streptomyces fagopyri, the window CCATCTGGTCGACCTCGACGAGTACCGGCCGGGTCCGTTCGTGGTCGAGGAGGAACGCCTGCCGGGCTCGCGGCGGTTCATGGCCCCCGAGGAGTGGGTGCGCGGGGCCGTGATCGACTCCCGGACGACCGTCTTCACGCTGGGCCGTGCCGCCCGGCTCCTGCTGGACGCGGGCGACGAGGAGCGCGCCTGGCGGGGCACTCCGGCCCAGCAGAGGGTCATCGTCCGTGCCACCCGGACCGATCCGGGGGAGCGCTTCGAGAACGTCCACCGTTTCGCCGAGGAGTGGCGGGCGGCCGACACCGCGCCGGGCGACTGAGGCCGGGCATCTGAAGGCCGCCCGTCTGAGGCCGGGCGTCCGACGCCGGTCGTCCGGGGTTCGGGCGTCCGGCCTCGGGTGTTCGAGGTCCGGCGCCGGGTTTCGGGAGTCGGAGGTCCGGCAGCCGGCTCCAGGTGTCCGAGGCCCGGCAGATGGCTCCAGGTGTCCGGGGCCGGGCGCCCGGAGTCGTGGTCCTCAGGCCCGTACCGGTCGCTGCCAGCGGACCTCGCCCTCGTGGATGACGCCGGTGGGGGCCAGCCCGGCCGCCGCGGCGACGGCCGCGGACGCCCGGTGGTCCGGATGGACATGGGCGACGACCGTACGGACGCCCGGTTCCCCGCCGAGGCGGGCGACGAGTTCGCGCGCCGCCTCACTTGCGAACCCGCGCCCCTGCCAGCGGGTGCCGACCACCCAGGCGACCTCCGCGGTCCCCGCGGTGACCGTCGCCTGGACGGTCCCCACCAGGCGGCCCTCGTCGCCCGTGTCGCGCCCGCCGTCCTCGGCCCCGCGGAGCCGCAGCACCCAGTTGCACCAGAGGACGGCGGGGTCGGGGGAGCCGGCGACCAGACGTTCGTGGCGTGACCGCAGGGATTCGGGGGTGCCGGGCGCGCCACCGGTGAAGGTGTGCAGCTCCGGGTCGGCCAGGACCGCGGCCAGTTCCTCGGCGTGTTCGACGCGGAGGGGGAGCAGGTCGAGGCGGGCGGTGCGGAGGGTGTCGGTGTGGAGGGGCACGCGGTGAGCCTAGGGGCAGATCCTGACGCGTACGGCCGGGCACCGGACACGGACCGGGCACCGGACACGGACCGGGATCCGCGCACGACCCGGATCCGGGCACGACCCGGATCCGCACATGAGCGAGGCCCGGTCCGCTTGCGCGGACCGGGCCTCGGTCTGTCAGGGTGAGTGACGGGACTTGAACCCGCGGCATCCTGGACCACAACCAGGTGCTCTACCAGCTGAGCTACACCCACCATGAACCGGTTTTGGTTTCCCTGACCGGCCGAGAAAAAGTGTACAGGGTTCTGAGGGGTGCTCGCGCCCGACTTTGTCCGGGGTCCTCGGAGACCCCGGACGAACGTCATTCCACGGGCAGTACGTGCTTCGCCGCGATGGTGCGGGCGGTGTCCGAGTCGGGGCCGGGCTGCGGGACGAAGATCGCCTCGCGGTAGTAGCGGAGCTCGGCGATGGATTCGCGGATGTCGGCGAGGGCGCGGTGGTTGCCGTTCTTGTCCGGGCTGTTGAAGTACGCCCGCGGGTACCAGCGGCGGGCCAGCTCCTTGACGGAGGAGACGTCCACGATGCGGTAGTGGAGATAGCCCTCCAGGGTGGGCATGTCGCGGAGCAGGAAGCCCCGGTCCGTGCCGACCGAGTTCCCGCACAGCGGGGCCTTGCCCGGCTCCTTGACGTGCTCACGCACATAGGAGAGGACCTGTTCCTCGGCGTCGGCCAGGGTGGTGCCCGCGGCGAGTTCGGAGAGGAGGCCGGAGGCCGTGTGCATCTGGCGCACCACGTCCGGCATCGTCTCCAGGGCCGCGTCCGGCGGGCGGATCACGATGTCCACCCCTTCGCCGAGCACGTTCAGCTCCGAGTCGGTGACCAGCGCGGCCACCTCGATGAGTGCGTCCTCCGACAGCGAGAGCCCGGTCATCTCGCAGTCGATCCACACCATGCGATCGTTCATGGCCCCAACCCTACGGCGCGCCCCGGCGCACGGGCAGGTCCGGGACGTCGGCGGCCCGGGGCTCTCACGGTCCGGGGCTCTCACGGTCCGGGCGCCCGCACACGGCGACGGCCCGGGACCCGAGGGCCCCGGGCCGTCCACGGCCGGGCGGTGTGACGTCGTCACGGAGCCGGGGCGCCGCGGCGCCCCGCACGCTAGGGCGCGCTGCGCTGCCCCGGCAGGCTCGGCCGGCCCGCCGCGTACAGTTCCGCGCCAGGCTTGCCGGGATCCGTCGCGGTCGACAGCGACGAGGCCGGGCTCAGGGCGCCGGCCGCCGCCGTACGACGGGTCTGCGACGGGACCGGACTCTCCTGGCTCAGGACCGGTGGCTGCCCGGCCGAACCCATGGGACCGTCCGGGTCCGACGGCCGCTCGGACTGCGGCCGGCGCGCCCGGTACGCCGCCCGGTAGGCGGCCGGGGACGAGCCGAGCTGGCGCCGGAAGTGCCCGCGCAGCGCGACCGGCGAGCGGAAGCCGCAGCGTCCGGCGACCTCGTCGACCGAGTAGTCGGACGTCTCCAGCAGGCGCTGCGCCTGCAGCACGCGCTGGGTGATCAGCCACTGCAGCGGCGCGCTCCCCGTCAGCGAGCGGAAGCGGCGGTCGAACGTGCGGCGGCTCATGTACGCGCGTGCCGCCAGCGTCTCGACGTCGAACTGCTCGTGCAGGTGCTCCAGCGCCCAGGCGACGACCTCCGCGAGGGGGTCGGCGCCGATCTCCTCCGGTAAAGACCGGTCGAGGTAGCGCTCCTGTCCGCCGCTCCGGCGCGGCGGGACCACCAGCCGACGGGCCAGCGCGCCGGCCGCCTCGTTGCCGTGGTCCGTCCGCACGATGTGCAGACAGAGATCGATTCCGGCCGCGGTGCCCGCCGATGTCAGTACGTCACCGTCGTCGACGAACAGCTCGCGCGGATCGACGTGTACGGACGGATAGCGCTTGGCCAGCGTCGGCGCGTACATCCAATGTGTCGTCGCCGGGCGGCCGTCCAGCAGTCCGGCGGCGGCCAGCACGAACGCGCCGGTGCACAG includes:
- a CDS encoding GNAT family N-acetyltransferase: MPLHTDTLRTARLDLLPLRVEHAEELAAVLADPELHTFTGGAPGTPESLRSRHERLVAGSPDPAVLWCNWVLRLRGAEDGGRDTGDEGRLVGTVQATVTAGTAEVAWVVGTRWQGRGFASEAARELVARLGGEPGVRTVVAHVHPDHRASAAVAAAAGLAPTGVIHEGEVRWQRPVRA
- the orn gene encoding oligoribonuclease: MNDRMVWIDCEMTGLSLSEDALIEVAALVTDSELNVLGEGVDIVIRPPDAALETMPDVVRQMHTASGLLSELAAGTTLADAEEQVLSYVREHVKEPGKAPLCGNSVGTDRGFLLRDMPTLEGYLHYRIVDVSSVKELARRWYPRAYFNSPDKNGNHRALADIRESIAELRYYREAIFVPQPGPDSDTARTIAAKHVLPVE
- a CDS encoding helix-turn-helix domain-containing protein — its product is MSHDSTAAPEAAARKLSGRRRKEIVAVLLFSGGPIFESSIPLSVFGIDRQDAGVPRYRLLVCAGEDGPLRTTGGLELTAPHGLEAISRAGTVVVPAWRSITSPPPEEALDALRRAHEEGARIVGLCTGAFVLAAAGLLDGRPATTHWMYAPTLAKRYPSVHVDPRELFVDDGDVLTSAGTAAGIDLCLHIVRTDHGNEAAGALARRLVVPPRRSGGQERYLDRSLPEEIGADPLAEVVAWALEHLHEQFDVETLAARAYMSRRTFDRRFRSLTGSAPLQWLITQRVLQAQRLLETSDYSVDEVAGRCGFRSPVALRGHFRRQLGSSPAAYRAAYRARRPQSERPSDPDGPMGSAGQPPVLSQESPVPSQTRRTAAAGALSPASSLSTATDPGKPGAELYAAGRPSLPGQRSAP